The following proteins are co-located in the Leptospira limi genome:
- a CDS encoding protein meaA translates to MSAEKKDYLLVDENGQGKPDKPWIFRTYAGHTNAKASNELYRKNLSKGQTGLSIAFDLPTQCGYSSDHEVSRPEIGKVGVPINSLEDFRILFDQIPIEEMNTSMTINGTSMWLLSLYVALAEERGVPLEKLNGTTQNDLIKEYLARGTYIYPPKDSMKIIVDMYEYCLHNIPKWNPSNICSYHLQEAGATPVQELSFALATAIAVLDAIKERNCFTEDEFEQCVGRISFFVNAGIRFVEEMCKMRAFTEMWEEITKERYGVKNAKYRVFRYGVQVNSLGLTEEQPENNAWRILIEALGVTLSRNARCRALQLPAWNEALSLPRPWDQQWSLRLQQVLAYETDLLEYPDIFEGSKVIESKVKALKEQAKLEIQKILDMGGALVAIENGYMKSQLVKSQTERLSKINSNELVIVGKNKWTDGIKSPLMTDSDGGIFKVDPKSAEQTLGVLAEAKTRRNAELAKKSLEELKQAAKDGKNLMPYSIACAKALVTTGEWADALREVYGEYNPPTGVDGQKLFLSDDKVATVRGKVDAFTKAHGHRPKIVVGKPGLDGHSNGAEMIAVSAKHSGFDVIYSGIRLSPEEIVQSAVEENANVIGLSILSGSHKEIAKQLFDELAHYKANIPVVIGGIIPESDFEELKKMGIREIFTPKDYDLMSIMNKIIDIISVEPALV, encoded by the coding sequence ATGTCCGCCGAAAAAAAAGATTACCTTCTCGTTGACGAGAATGGACAGGGAAAACCTGACAAACCATGGATTTTTAGGACCTATGCAGGGCACACCAACGCAAAAGCCTCCAATGAGTTGTACAGAAAGAACCTTTCTAAAGGCCAAACAGGGCTTTCCATTGCATTTGATCTACCCACTCAGTGTGGTTATAGCTCCGACCACGAAGTCTCAAGGCCTGAAATCGGAAAAGTGGGAGTTCCTATCAACTCACTTGAAGATTTCCGCATTTTATTTGACCAGATCCCAATCGAAGAGATGAACACATCGATGACCATCAATGGAACCTCTATGTGGCTCTTGTCACTTTATGTGGCACTTGCGGAAGAACGTGGAGTCCCCCTCGAAAAACTGAACGGAACCACTCAAAACGATCTCATCAAAGAATATCTGGCACGAGGAACATACATTTATCCACCAAAAGACTCGATGAAAATCATCGTGGATATGTATGAATATTGTCTGCACAATATTCCAAAGTGGAACCCTTCTAACATCTGTTCTTATCACTTACAAGAAGCGGGTGCAACACCTGTACAAGAACTTTCCTTTGCTCTTGCAACAGCGATTGCTGTGTTAGATGCCATCAAAGAAAGAAACTGTTTCACAGAAGATGAATTCGAACAGTGTGTGGGAAGGATTTCCTTCTTTGTCAACGCTGGGATTCGTTTTGTAGAAGAGATGTGCAAAATGCGTGCGTTCACAGAAATGTGGGAAGAAATCACAAAAGAACGTTACGGTGTCAAAAATGCAAAGTACAGAGTGTTCCGTTATGGAGTACAAGTAAATTCACTTGGTCTCACAGAAGAACAACCAGAAAACAATGCATGGAGAATCCTCATCGAGGCATTGGGTGTAACTTTATCTCGTAACGCAAGATGCCGTGCTTTACAATTACCAGCATGGAATGAAGCCCTTTCGCTTCCAAGACCTTGGGACCAACAATGGTCACTTCGTTTGCAACAAGTATTAGCATATGAAACCGATCTTTTAGAATACCCAGATATTTTTGAAGGATCAAAAGTCATTGAATCAAAAGTAAAAGCCCTGAAAGAACAAGCCAAATTGGAAATCCAAAAAATTCTCGATATGGGTGGAGCTCTTGTTGCCATTGAAAATGGTTATATGAAATCACAACTCGTGAAATCACAAACCGAAAGGCTTTCCAAAATCAATTCCAATGAACTTGTGATTGTTGGTAAAAACAAATGGACTGACGGGATCAAATCACCACTTATGACTGACTCTGACGGTGGTATTTTCAAAGTTGATCCTAAATCCGCTGAACAAACATTAGGTGTATTGGCAGAAGCAAAAACACGTCGGAATGCAGAACTCGCTAAAAAATCTTTAGAGGAACTCAAACAAGCAGCAAAAGATGGAAAAAATCTTATGCCATACTCCATTGCATGTGCAAAAGCACTTGTGACAACAGGAGAATGGGCAGATGCTCTTCGCGAAGTGTATGGCGAATATAACCCACCAACAGGTGTAGACGGACAAAAACTTTTCCTCTCTGATGATAAAGTAGCAACTGTTCGCGGGAAAGTGGATGCCTTCACAAAAGCCCATGGCCATAGACCAAAAATTGTTGTAGGAAAACCGGGACTTGATGGCCACTCCAATGGAGCTGAGATGATTGCAGTATCAGCAAAACACAGTGGGTTTGATGTGATTTATTCCGGAATCCGACTTTCTCCAGAGGAAATCGTACAATCTGCGGTGGAAGAAAATGCAAATGTGATTGGACTTTCCATTCTTTCTGGTTCCCATAAAGAAATCGCAAAACAACTATTTGATGAACTTGCTCACTACAAAGCAAACATCCCAGTTGTGATTGGTGGGATCATCCCAGAATCCGATTTTGAAGAACTGAAAAAAATGGGAATCCGTGAAATCTTTACTCCAAAAGATTATGATTTGATGTCGATCATGAACAAAATCATTGATATCATTTCGGTTGAACCAGCCCTCGTTTAA
- a CDS encoding lytic transglycosylase domain-containing protein produces MKLTDIPSVSSVLGRMESLSQLAKNPSTLVSFPELLEKEWNKQNGAKQTSGTNPVSNDSIQLPFPETGKSLEPSLSRGAKQTGDLIGTIESIAEAQGMDPNLVKAMVKAESGFKTNAVSPKGAMGLMQLMPETAESLGVKDPFDPEENITGGVKFLKGLMKEFKDPEKAIAAYNAGPGAVKRYKGIPPYEETKQYVSKVKRFYKDFSS; encoded by the coding sequence GTGAAACTCACTGATATCCCGTCTGTTTCGTCTGTCCTTGGCCGAATGGAATCTTTGTCCCAATTGGCAAAGAACCCTAGTACCCTTGTCTCCTTCCCTGAACTGTTAGAAAAGGAATGGAACAAACAAAATGGGGCAAAACAAACAAGTGGAACAAATCCCGTTTCAAACGATTCCATCCAACTTCCTTTTCCTGAGACAGGAAAATCCTTAGAGCCTTCTCTCTCTCGTGGAGCCAAACAAACAGGGGATCTCATTGGTACCATCGAATCCATAGCTGAAGCACAAGGGATGGATCCAAATTTAGTAAAGGCAATGGTGAAGGCAGAATCTGGATTTAAAACGAATGCGGTTTCTCCCAAAGGGGCAATGGGTCTCATGCAACTAATGCCTGAGACAGCAGAAAGTTTGGGTGTAAAGGACCCTTTTGATCCAGAAGAAAACATCACTGGTGGTGTAAAATTCTTAAAAGGTCTAATGAAAGAATTTAAGGATCCAGAAAAGGCAATTGCCGCTTACAATGCAGGTCCTGGTGCTGTGAAACGATACAAAGGTATTCCACCATATGAGGAAACAAAACAATATGTTTCTAAAGTGAAACGTTTTTATAAAGACTTTAGTTCTTAA